Proteins co-encoded in one Kutzneria chonburiensis genomic window:
- a CDS encoding response regulator transcription factor, giving the protein MLLPAGLTNPEIAARLGISVRTVAYRLNRIRTKLGLLTRDDVVAWASRDA; this is encoded by the coding sequence GTGCTGCTGCCCGCCGGCCTCACCAACCCCGAGATCGCCGCGCGGCTGGGCATCAGCGTCCGGACGGTCGCCTATCGGCTCAATCGCATCCGCACCAAACTCGGTCTCCTCACCCGGGACGATGTCGTCGCCTGGGCCTCCCGCGACGCGTGA
- a CDS encoding histidinol-phosphate transaminase — protein MTNPIGARVQLADLPLRDDLRGRTPYGAPQLDVPVRLNTNENPYPPPPELVADVAAAAAEIATTLHRYPDRDAIELRTELAAYLASSTGVPVTVDNVWAANGSNEILQQLLQAFGGPGRSALGFEPSYSMHPIIAAGTRTDWVPTPRRPDFSLDTEEAARVIVERAPDLVFITSPNNPTGQAIPLDQLRELIAVTPGVIVIDEAYAEFNEHASTLGLLEEFADKLVVTRTMSKAFAFAGGRLGYLAAAPALVDALQLVRLPYHLSALTQAAALAALRHGEQTLESVAKLVAERHRVVDSLAGMGFQVVPSDANFVLFGRFDDAKAAWQSYLDRGVLIRDVGIANHLRVSIGTPEENDAFLSASKEIAK, from the coding sequence ATGACCAACCCGATTGGCGCGCGCGTCCAGCTCGCCGACCTGCCGCTGCGCGACGACCTGCGCGGCCGCACGCCCTACGGGGCGCCGCAGCTGGACGTGCCGGTTCGCCTCAACACCAACGAGAACCCCTACCCGCCGCCGCCCGAGCTGGTCGCCGACGTCGCCGCCGCGGCGGCCGAGATCGCGACCACGCTGCACCGCTACCCGGACCGCGACGCCATCGAGCTGCGCACCGAGCTCGCCGCGTACCTGGCGTCGTCCACCGGCGTCCCGGTGACCGTGGACAACGTGTGGGCGGCCAACGGTTCCAACGAGATCCTCCAGCAGCTGCTCCAGGCCTTCGGCGGTCCCGGCCGCAGCGCGCTGGGCTTCGAGCCGTCGTACTCGATGCACCCGATCATCGCCGCCGGCACCCGCACCGACTGGGTCCCGACGCCGCGACGCCCCGATTTCTCCCTGGACACCGAGGAAGCGGCCCGGGTCATCGTCGAGCGGGCGCCGGACCTGGTGTTCATCACCAGCCCGAACAACCCGACCGGCCAGGCCATCCCGCTCGACCAGCTGCGCGAGCTGATCGCCGTGACGCCGGGCGTGATCGTCATCGACGAGGCCTACGCCGAGTTCAACGAGCACGCCAGCACCCTGGGCCTGCTCGAGGAGTTCGCCGACAAGCTGGTGGTCACGCGGACCATGAGCAAGGCGTTCGCCTTCGCCGGCGGCCGCCTCGGCTACCTGGCCGCCGCGCCGGCGCTGGTCGACGCGCTGCAGCTGGTCCGCCTGCCGTACCACCTGTCGGCGCTGACCCAGGCCGCCGCGCTGGCCGCGCTGCGGCACGGCGAGCAGACCCTCGAGTCGGTGGCCAAGCTGGTCGCCGAGCGGCACCGGGTGGTGGACTCGTTGGCCGGCATGGGTTTCCAGGTCGTGCCCAGCGACGCCAACTTCGTCCTGTTCGGACGGTTCGACGACGCCAAGGCGGCCTGGCAGTCCTATTTGGACCGTGGCGTGCTGATCAGGGACGTCGGCATCGCCAACCACCTCAGGGTCAGCATCGGGACGCCTGAGGAGAACGACGCGTTCCTGTCGGCCAGCAAGGAGATAGCCAAGTGA
- a CDS encoding RNA 2'-phosphotransferase — translation MNEKDTIRLSKRLSRHLRHAPEEIGIQLSADGWTDVAALLGAMRITREQLDHVVATNDKRRFAFDETGARIRASQGHTVPVQLDLPVTTPPDTLYHGTVAKFLDDIMAEGLRPMTRHDVHLSPDIPTAIKVGSRRGKPVVLAVDAGRMHADGHVFRLSANGVWLTEHVPAGYLSSR, via the coding sequence ATGAACGAGAAAGACACGATCCGACTCTCCAAACGGCTGTCGCGACATCTGCGGCACGCCCCGGAGGAGATCGGCATCCAGCTCAGCGCCGACGGCTGGACGGACGTCGCCGCGCTGCTCGGCGCCATGCGCATCACCAGGGAACAACTCGACCACGTCGTCGCCACCAACGACAAGCGCCGCTTCGCCTTCGACGAGACCGGGGCCCGGATCCGGGCCAGCCAGGGCCACACCGTGCCGGTGCAGCTCGATCTGCCGGTCACCACACCGCCGGACACGCTCTATCACGGCACGGTGGCCAAGTTCCTTGACGACATCATGGCCGAGGGACTGCGGCCGATGACCCGGCACGACGTGCACCTCTCACCGGACATCCCCACGGCGATCAAGGTGGGCTCGCGTCGCGGCAAGCCGGTCGTGCTGGCCGTCGACGCCGGCCGCATGCACGCCGACGGGCACGTGTTCCGGTTGAGCGCCAACGGAGTCTGGCTCACCGAACACGTGCCCGCCGGGTACCTCAGCTCGAGATGA
- the hisB gene encoding imidazoleglycerol-phosphate dehydratase HisB, whose product MTRIGRIERATKESSVLVEIDLDGSGKVEIDTGVPFYDHMLTAFGVHGSFDLVVRATGDTHIDAHHTVEDVAIVLGQAIRQALGDKAGIRRFGDCWIPMDEALAHAAVDASGRPYCVHVGEPESMESFTVGNNYATVLNRHVFESLAFHAQLALHVRVIHGRDPHHITEAEYKAVARALRAATEPDPRVSGVPSTKGVL is encoded by the coding sequence GTGACCCGGATCGGGCGCATCGAGCGCGCCACCAAGGAGTCCTCCGTGCTGGTCGAGATCGACCTGGACGGCTCGGGCAAGGTCGAGATCGACACCGGCGTGCCGTTCTACGACCACATGCTGACCGCGTTCGGCGTGCACGGCAGCTTCGACCTGGTGGTGCGGGCGACCGGCGACACCCACATCGACGCCCACCACACCGTCGAGGACGTGGCCATCGTGCTGGGCCAGGCGATCCGCCAGGCGCTGGGCGACAAGGCCGGCATCCGCCGCTTCGGCGACTGCTGGATCCCGATGGACGAGGCGCTGGCCCACGCGGCCGTGGACGCCTCGGGGCGGCCGTACTGCGTGCACGTCGGCGAGCCGGAGTCGATGGAGTCCTTCACCGTCGGCAACAACTACGCCACCGTGCTCAACCGGCACGTGTTCGAGTCGCTGGCCTTCCACGCCCAGCTGGCGCTGCACGTCCGCGTGATCCACGGCCGGGACCCGCACCACATCACCGAGGCCGAGTACAAGGCCGTCGCCCGCGCGCTGCGGGCGGCGACCGAGCCCGACCCGCGGGTGTCGGGCGTGCCGTCCACGAAGGGGGTGCTGTGA
- a CDS encoding ornithine cyclodeaminase family protein — protein sequence MKVISDADVRAALLPGAAVRVSRDALVDAYHGTLKAPPRTGIDVGSTELVFTVGGNASGTVGFRCYGLWPGHADQLVAVWDNVGTLRGVVVGTALGALRTGALGGAAVDALAKPDASICAVIGSGTQSWAQLWAACAVRTFSEVRVSSPTPANRAKFAARARDELGLNAIDLADSVEAVRDADVVLVATKSTRPVLPATAFSPGCHVNTIGPKLRGASELPPELASVAAIVATDSPAQAAAYGNPFFTGRKLAHLGGIIAGELPGRISEGQITLFCSTGLAGTDVLLADHVLNELDLAG from the coding sequence GTGAAGGTCATCTCGGACGCCGATGTGCGTGCCGCCCTGCTGCCCGGGGCGGCGGTCCGAGTTTCCCGAGACGCCCTCGTAGATGCCTACCACGGCACGCTCAAGGCCCCGCCGCGCACCGGAATCGACGTCGGCTCAACGGAACTCGTGTTCACGGTCGGTGGAAATGCTTCCGGCACCGTGGGTTTCCGCTGCTACGGCCTGTGGCCCGGGCACGCCGACCAGCTGGTTGCGGTGTGGGACAACGTGGGCACGCTGCGCGGCGTCGTCGTCGGCACGGCCCTTGGCGCTCTCCGTACCGGCGCGCTGGGTGGTGCGGCGGTCGACGCGCTGGCCAAACCCGACGCCTCGATCTGCGCGGTCATCGGCTCCGGCACGCAGTCCTGGGCCCAGCTGTGGGCCGCCTGCGCGGTGCGGACGTTCAGCGAGGTCCGGGTGAGCTCGCCGACGCCGGCCAACCGGGCCAAGTTCGCCGCGCGGGCCCGTGACGAGCTCGGGCTGAATGCAATCGACCTGGCCGACAGCGTCGAGGCTGTACGGGACGCCGATGTCGTGCTGGTGGCGACCAAGTCGACCCGCCCGGTGCTGCCGGCCACCGCGTTCTCGCCCGGCTGCCACGTGAACACCATCGGGCCCAAGCTGCGCGGGGCCAGCGAACTGCCGCCGGAACTCGCCAGCGTGGCGGCGATCGTGGCCACCGACTCGCCGGCGCAGGCCGCCGCCTACGGCAACCCGTTCTTCACCGGGCGCAAGCTGGCCCACCTGGGCGGCATCATCGCCGGCGAGCTGCCCGGCCGGATCAGCGAGGGCCAGATCACCCTGTTCTGCTCGACCGGCCTGGCCGGCACCGACGTGCTGCTGGCCGATCACGTGCTCAACGAGTTGGACCTGGCCGGCTGA
- a CDS encoding RICIN domain-containing protein, whose amino-acid sequence MKVVTRIVAAMFAVASLCASAQYANAETSTNQTPVSLQQLKAAPAAVYRIHNNNNSGTKCAAIPGASKAQGERVIQLGCGTWPDHYWYFVDAGNGLYKIVNNNSNMCLAIPGASKAQGEGVIQWPCGNWPDHYWYFVDAGNSRYRIVNNNSNMCLAVPGASGSDGVQLIQWPCGDWPDHFWYFTS is encoded by the coding sequence ATGAAGGTCGTGACAAGGATTGTTGCCGCAATGTTCGCGGTGGCATCGCTCTGCGCTTCTGCGCAGTACGCGAACGCCGAAACGTCAACGAATCAGACGCCCGTCTCTCTTCAACAGCTGAAAGCCGCACCCGCGGCGGTCTATCGCATCCACAACAATAACAACAGCGGCACCAAGTGTGCGGCGATCCCCGGTGCGAGCAAGGCGCAGGGCGAGCGGGTCATCCAGTTGGGCTGCGGCACCTGGCCGGACCACTACTGGTACTTCGTCGACGCCGGGAACGGCCTCTACAAGATCGTCAACAACAACAGCAACATGTGCCTGGCCATTCCCGGGGCGAGCAAGGCGCAGGGCGAAGGGGTCATCCAGTGGCCGTGCGGCAACTGGCCGGACCACTACTGGTACTTCGTCGACGCCGGAAACAGCCGGTACCGGATCGTCAACAACAACAGCAACATGTGCCTCGCGGTTCCCGGTGCCAGCGGAAGCGATGGTGTGCAGTTGATTCAGTGGCCATGCGGCGACTGGCCTGACCACTTCTGGTACTTCACCAGCTGA
- a CDS encoding response regulator, with amino-acid sequence MNHAITVGVVDSEALVRGGIRRVLEQAPDVRVVAEAASGPGAVELVRKHLPRVLLMDVRMPGLDGLAAAEQVRALSAGTAVVLLTSVADDSHIRRAVRAGASGFLLKDGSPRELVTAVRAVAAGEAMLSPAITRRVLDRIVDIDPEPVERARTLVNHLTGREREVLGLLAQGMGNLQIARKLYLSEGAVKAHVSRLLTKLSCDNRVQAAILAHNARLVSA; translated from the coding sequence ATGAACCATGCGATCACCGTGGGAGTCGTCGACTCCGAGGCGCTGGTGCGCGGCGGTATCCGCCGGGTGCTCGAACAGGCGCCGGACGTGCGGGTCGTGGCCGAGGCCGCCAGCGGGCCGGGCGCCGTCGAACTCGTGCGCAAACATCTGCCAAGGGTGCTGCTGATGGACGTCCGGATGCCCGGCTTGGACGGCCTCGCCGCCGCCGAGCAGGTCCGGGCGCTGTCCGCCGGCACCGCTGTCGTGCTGCTCACCTCGGTGGCCGACGACAGCCACATCCGGCGGGCCGTCCGGGCCGGCGCCTCCGGCTTCCTGCTCAAGGACGGCAGTCCCCGCGAGCTCGTCACCGCCGTGCGGGCCGTCGCCGCCGGCGAGGCCATGCTGTCGCCCGCCATCACCCGCCGGGTGCTCGACCGCATCGTCGACATCGACCCCGAACCGGTCGAGCGGGCCCGCACCCTCGTCAACCACCTCACCGGTCGCGAGCGCGAGGTCCTCGGCCTGCTCGCCCAGGGCATGGGCAATCTCCAGATCGCCCGCAAGCTCTATCTCAGCGAGGGCGCGGTCAAGGCCCACGTCAGTCGCCTGCTCACCAAACTCAGCTGCGACAACCGCGTGCAGGCGGCGATTCTGGCGCACAACGCCCGTTTGGTCAGCGCCTGA
- the hisD gene encoding histidinol dehydrogenase codes for MLNRTDLRGHVPSAAQLRVTLPRAEVDVDAVLHQVRPIVEAVRDRGVPAVLEFAERFDRIKPASVRVPRERVARALAELDPKVREALEEAIARTRKVHADQRRQDKTTEVVPGGTVTERWVPVGRVGLYAPGGLAVYPSTVVMNVVPAQTAGVGSLVVCSPPQAEHGGLPHPTILAACALLDVEEVWAVGGAQAIALLTYGGVDTDGAELAAVDMITGPGNIYMTAAKRLLRGLVGIDSEAGPTEIAILADDTADPAHVAADLISQAEHDTLAASVLVTDSERLADAVDAELHKQVGATKHSARVAEALAGRQSGTILVSTVDDGLKVVDAYAAEHLEIQTADARAVADRVRNAGAIFVGAYAPVSLGDYCAGSNHVLPTAGCARHSSGLSVQTFLRGIHVVDYTEDALRDVADKVVALANAEDLPAHGQAVTARFKDS; via the coding sequence ATGCTCAACCGCACCGACCTGCGTGGTCACGTCCCGTCCGCGGCTCAACTGCGCGTCACCCTGCCGCGCGCCGAGGTCGACGTGGACGCGGTGCTGCATCAGGTGCGGCCGATCGTCGAGGCGGTGCGCGACCGGGGCGTGCCGGCGGTGCTGGAGTTCGCGGAGCGGTTCGACCGGATCAAGCCGGCCTCGGTCCGCGTCCCGCGGGAGCGCGTCGCGCGGGCCCTGGCCGAGCTGGACCCGAAGGTCCGGGAGGCCCTGGAAGAGGCGATCGCGCGGACCCGGAAGGTGCACGCCGACCAGCGCCGCCAGGACAAGACCACCGAGGTGGTGCCGGGCGGCACGGTCACCGAGCGCTGGGTGCCGGTCGGCCGGGTCGGCCTGTACGCGCCCGGCGGCCTTGCGGTGTACCCGTCGACCGTGGTGATGAACGTGGTGCCGGCGCAGACCGCGGGCGTGGGCTCGCTGGTCGTGTGCTCGCCGCCGCAGGCCGAGCACGGCGGCCTGCCGCACCCGACGATCCTGGCGGCGTGCGCGCTGCTGGACGTCGAAGAGGTGTGGGCGGTGGGCGGCGCGCAAGCCATCGCGCTGCTGACCTACGGGGGCGTGGACACCGACGGCGCCGAGCTGGCGGCGGTGGACATGATCACCGGCCCCGGCAACATCTACATGACGGCGGCCAAGCGGCTGCTGCGCGGCCTGGTCGGCATCGACTCCGAGGCCGGCCCGACCGAGATCGCCATCCTGGCCGACGACACGGCCGACCCGGCGCACGTGGCCGCCGACCTGATCAGCCAGGCCGAGCACGACACGCTGGCCGCCAGCGTGCTGGTGACCGACTCGGAGCGGCTGGCCGACGCGGTCGACGCCGAGCTGCACAAGCAGGTCGGCGCGACCAAGCACAGCGCCCGGGTGGCGGAAGCGCTGGCCGGCCGGCAGTCCGGCACCATCCTGGTGTCCACTGTGGACGACGGGCTGAAGGTCGTCGACGCCTACGCGGCCGAGCACCTCGAGATCCAGACGGCCGACGCCCGCGCGGTGGCGGACCGGGTCCGCAACGCCGGCGCGATCTTCGTCGGCGCCTACGCGCCGGTCTCGCTCGGCGACTACTGCGCCGGCTCCAACCACGTGCTGCCCACCGCCGGCTGTGCCCGCCATTCCTCGGGCCTGTCCGTGCAGACCTTCCTGCGCGGCATCCACGTCGTCGACTACACCGAGGACGCGTTGCGCGACGTCGCCGACAAGGTGGTCGCGCTGGCCAATGCCGAGGACCTGCCCGCTCACGGCCAAGCCGTCACCGCACGCTTCAAGGACTCCTGA
- the soxR gene encoding redox-sensitive transcriptional activator SoxR: MVKLPDWLSIGQVSERSGVAQTALRFYEERGLIAAERTAGNQRRYPRSVLRRLAFIRTAQRVGLSLEDIGAALATLPERRTPTKADWARLSREWKTELDARIDSLQRLRDKLSGCVGCGCLSLKVCTLVNAEDRMADHGPGAPRLRAAAEGVSSECRPHHTVITVAP; this comes from the coding sequence GTGGTGAAACTCCCCGACTGGCTGTCCATCGGCCAGGTGTCCGAACGCAGCGGAGTCGCGCAGACGGCACTGCGGTTCTACGAGGAACGCGGCCTGATCGCGGCCGAGCGCACGGCCGGCAACCAGCGCCGGTACCCACGCTCGGTATTGCGCCGGCTGGCGTTCATCCGCACGGCGCAACGAGTCGGGCTCAGCCTCGAGGACATCGGCGCGGCGCTGGCGACACTGCCCGAGCGGCGCACGCCGACCAAGGCCGACTGGGCCCGGCTGTCCCGGGAGTGGAAGACCGAGCTGGACGCGCGAATCGACTCCCTGCAACGACTTCGCGACAAACTGAGCGGCTGCGTCGGCTGCGGCTGCCTGTCGCTGAAGGTGTGCACGCTGGTCAACGCCGAGGACCGGATGGCCGACCACGGTCCGGGAGCGCCGCGGCTGCGCGCTGCCGCCGAGGGGGTATCGAGTGAGTGCCGTCCCCACCACACAGTGATCACCGTTGCGCCATAA